A single region of the Chryseobacterium culicis genome encodes:
- a CDS encoding nucleotide pyrophosphohydrolase, which translates to MEITQLQQQVDEWIKTIGVRYFNELTNMAMLTEEVGEVARIIARRYGEQSEKESDKTKDLGEELADVLFVTLCLANQTGVNLQDAFDRKMKIKTDRDKDRHQNNEKLK; encoded by the coding sequence ATGGAAATTACGCAGTTGCAACAGCAGGTAGATGAATGGATCAAAACCATTGGGGTAAGATATTTTAATGAGCTGACCAATATGGCGATGCTTACAGAAGAGGTAGGCGAAGTAGCCAGAATTATTGCCAGAAGATATGGTGAACAAAGCGAAAAGGAAAGTGATAAGACGAAAGATCTCGGTGAAGAACTGGCAGATGTACTTTTTGTAACACTATGTCTGGCCAATCAAACCGGGGTTAATCTGCAGGACGCTTTCGACAGAAAAATGAAAATCAAAACTGACCGGGATAAAGACCGGCATCAGAATAACGAAAAATTGAAATAA
- a CDS encoding 3-phosphoshikimate 1-carboxyvinyltransferase: MKKLEKSKLSENKTVQISGSKSISNRLLILESLFSNIKIGNLSNSQDTQLLKKALSEDTEVVDIHHAGTAMRFLTSYYSIQEGKTTILTGSGRMKERPIKNLVSALRDLGVEIEYMENEGFPPLKIKGRKITQTSVHVPANISSQFITSLLLIAGKLENGLMINLVGDVTSRSYIEMTLDILTKFGIQSSFEGNTIKVEPFTPNDSAAVHYEVESDWSSASYFYSICALGRKTIHLKSFYKESTQGDSAIADIYEKFFGIKTTFSEDKHQLTLEPQPDFAFPEKIILDMNNCPDIAQTLCVTAAALKIPFDISGLGTLRVKETDRLLALYNELKKLGTETEITDLTIKSISFGEPENDISIKTYQDHRMAMSFAPFCLIKELNIEDEDVVEKSYPVFWEDLESILTH; the protein is encoded by the coding sequence ATGAAGAAGCTAGAAAAATCAAAATTATCAGAAAATAAAACAGTACAGATCAGCGGTTCGAAAAGTATTTCGAATCGTTTATTGATTCTGGAAAGCCTGTTTAGCAATATAAAAATTGGAAATCTATCCAATTCTCAGGATACGCAATTGTTAAAAAAAGCATTATCTGAGGATACGGAAGTGGTAGACATCCATCATGCGGGAACAGCAATGCGTTTCCTTACTTCTTATTATTCTATTCAGGAAGGTAAAACAACAATACTTACCGGCTCAGGCAGAATGAAAGAAAGGCCCATCAAGAATCTTGTAAGTGCTTTGAGAGATCTTGGAGTGGAAATTGAATACATGGAGAATGAAGGATTTCCCCCTTTAAAAATTAAAGGAAGAAAGATTACCCAGACTTCAGTACATGTTCCTGCCAATATTTCAAGCCAGTTTATCACCTCCCTGCTTCTTATTGCCGGAAAACTGGAAAACGGACTGATGATTAATCTCGTAGGAGATGTTACTTCAAGGTCTTATATTGAAATGACTCTTGACATTCTTACAAAATTTGGTATCCAAAGCAGCTTTGAAGGAAATACAATTAAAGTAGAGCCTTTCACTCCTAATGATTCTGCTGCAGTGCATTATGAGGTGGAAAGTGACTGGAGTTCGGCTTCTTATTTCTATTCGATCTGTGCGCTGGGAAGAAAAACGATTCACCTGAAAAGTTTTTACAAAGAGTCAACACAGGGAGATTCAGCCATTGCTGATATCTACGAGAAGTTCTTCGGAATCAAAACTACATTCTCTGAAGATAAGCATCAACTCACGCTGGAACCTCAGCCTGATTTTGCTTTCCCGGAAAAAATTATCCTGGATATGAATAACTGTCCGGATATTGCACAAACTCTTTGTGTAACAGCCGCCGCTTTAAAAATTCCTTTTGACATTTCCGGATTGGGAACATTAAGAGTAAAAGAAACAGACAGACTTCTTGCTTTATATAATGAACTTAAAAAACTGGGTACTGAAACAGAAATCACAGATCTAACCATTAAATCTATCAGTTTCGGAGAACCGGAAAACGATATTTCAATTAAAACCTATCAGGATCACAGAATGGCAATGAGTTTTGCTCCGTTCTGCCTGATTAAAGAACTCAATATAGAGGATGAAGATGTTGTAGAAAAATCTTATCCAGTGTTTTGGGAAGACCTTGAAAGTATCCTAACACATTAA